One genomic segment of Rhodohalobacter mucosus includes these proteins:
- a CDS encoding CPBP family intramembrane glutamic endopeptidase, whose protein sequence is MIKIKHPLSGVGVCIALVYLIPQLSTLGTDHLFARFSHLGPHSAFLWPIIHHSLQLVLTLLCAFFLSIGFRELGFNMKKREKSVALLKSFLAYFSGFIIFGHLILIWISPAPEWTSPLTAANIAGELAFKALLSGTAEEPLFRGLVMVILYQAIPGSRSYSGLEISHAGAAATLLFTVAHIGLVPFTLQISWISPVQLIQAFVLGIFYAIAFDQTKSLFTPILAHNFANFFLTAIGMVWSFYG, encoded by the coding sequence ATGATAAAAATAAAACATCCTCTATCAGGTGTTGGCGTATGTATTGCCCTGGTATATTTGATTCCCCAGCTTTCAACCCTGGGTACAGATCACTTATTCGCCCGCTTTAGTCATTTAGGGCCGCATAGTGCTTTCCTGTGGCCAATTATACACCACTCTCTTCAACTGGTTCTGACCCTTCTCTGTGCTTTCTTTCTCTCCATAGGTTTCCGGGAGCTTGGTTTTAATATGAAAAAGCGTGAAAAAAGTGTAGCTCTGCTCAAATCATTTCTGGCCTATTTCAGCGGTTTTATAATTTTCGGCCACCTTATTCTTATTTGGATCTCTCCTGCACCTGAGTGGACCTCACCCTTAACAGCTGCCAACATAGCCGGTGAGCTAGCCTTCAAGGCTCTTCTTTCAGGAACCGCTGAAGAGCCTCTGTTCAGGGGATTGGTAATGGTGATTCTTTATCAAGCGATTCCCGGGAGCCGGAGCTACTCTGGTTTGGAAATTTCACATGCAGGGGCCGCGGCAACCCTTCTATTTACAGTTGCACACATCGGGTTAGTCCCTTTTACACTGCAGATTTCCTGGATTTCTCCAGTTCAATTAATTCAGGCATTTGTTCTTGGTATTTTCTACGCAATAGCCTTTGACCAAACGAAATCTTTATTTACCCCTATTCTTGCTCACAACTTTGCCAATTTTTTCCTGACTGCAATTGGAATGGTATGGTCTTTTTATGGCTAA
- a CDS encoding CPBP family intramembrane glutamic endopeptidase, translating into MDNQVKTSDEAEQSPSTTKEPWVPLAIGLTISLALTTLFWIPSIAGNLLPSNIVARNVASQLVDWGFAISLIIVVLFGERKHIASMGFKPFSFETLYTAFGLVGFFFIGMIAWRLVVSPWFPNISLPAGQAATGELPEHFFLWFAPFALITASFAEEIIYRGYAMERLLTHFKNPLFALVLPHTAFSLYHLKDGFENAVMLFFVGWIFTWYYYKSRNLTLLILAHFIIDLLAIVGRIAGIH; encoded by the coding sequence TTGGATAATCAGGTGAAAACGAGCGACGAAGCCGAACAATCCCCAAGCACTACAAAGGAGCCATGGGTTCCGCTTGCCATAGGGCTGACCATCTCGCTTGCCCTGACCACCCTATTTTGGATTCCATCGATTGCCGGCAATTTGCTGCCAAGCAATATCGTCGCGAGGAACGTTGCCTCTCAGTTGGTCGATTGGGGATTTGCAATCTCCTTGATCATCGTTGTCCTGTTCGGGGAACGCAAACACATTGCGTCAATGGGCTTCAAGCCATTTTCATTTGAGACGCTGTACACAGCGTTTGGGCTCGTTGGCTTTTTCTTTATCGGGATGATCGCTTGGCGACTTGTTGTAAGCCCATGGTTTCCCAATATCTCGCTTCCGGCCGGGCAGGCGGCAACTGGCGAATTGCCAGAGCATTTTTTCCTTTGGTTTGCCCCTTTTGCACTCATAACCGCCAGCTTTGCTGAGGAAATAATATACCGCGGATACGCAATGGAACGATTGCTTACCCACTTCAAGAATCCGTTGTTCGCGCTCGTGCTCCCCCATACGGCTTTCTCTCTTTACCATTTGAAGGACGGCTTTGAAAATGCCGTTATGCTCTTCTTCGTTGGATGGATATTCACTTGGTACTATTATAAGTCCAGAAACCTTACGCTTTTAATTCTTGCCCATTTCATAATTGATCTCCTTGCGATAGTAGGCAGGATTGCTGGAATACACTAA
- a CDS encoding type II toxin-antitoxin system RelE/ParE family toxin — translation MTFQYHPEAAKELTSSIEYYEDKSEGLGGEFLDEVEAAISLILTHPKTGSLITKEDRRILLNRFPYGLIYEFSNKMITINAVMHLSRRPKYWKSRK, via the coding sequence GTGACTTTTCAATATCACCCGGAAGCGGCCAAAGAGTTAACCAGTTCTATTGAATATTATGAAGATAAGTCTGAGGGGCTAGGCGGAGAATTTCTTGATGAAGTCGAAGCTGCTATTTCACTTATACTTACTCACCCAAAAACAGGTTCATTAATTACGAAAGAGGACCGAAGGATTTTATTAAACAGATTTCCATATGGCCTCATCTATGAGTTCTCAAATAAAATGATCACAATTAATGCTGTGATGCATTTGAGTAGAAGGCCAAAGTATTGGAAGTCGAGAAAATAG
- a CDS encoding addiction module protein has protein sequence MITDFKEIEHSALELDKKRRAELAKRLIKSLDEEIDSDIEQSWIDEVTRRKEEIKSGKVSPLLGEEVHKEARKILKK, from the coding sequence ATGATCACTGATTTTAAAGAGATAGAGCATTCAGCGCTCGAACTGGACAAAAAGCGACGGGCGGAACTTGCCAAGAGGCTTATCAAGAGTTTGGATGAAGAGATCGATTCAGATATTGAGCAGTCATGGATTGATGAAGTAACTCGCAGAAAAGAAGAAATCAAATCAGGCAAGGTATCTCCTCTGTTGGGAGAGGAAGTTCATAAAGAGGCCAGAAAAATCCTTAAAAAGTGA